TCTCCAAATGATTATATTGAACATGTGAAAGAAATGCAGGATCTTTACGGGCAATTTGAATTAGAAATTCAAGAAATACTAGCAGATGGTCGGAAAGTTTATATTCGTTGGAAACAAACGGGACGAACACCTGGAAATAAAATAATTATTCAAATTGCCAGTGCGGTTTATTTAGTTGAACGAGGAAAGATAGCTGAATATTGGATTCAAATTGATCGCAAAGGTATTGAAAATCAAAGTGAACAACCAGATTAGTTAGAAGAATGAAGCGAAAGAAAATTGTCTAATATAAAATAGTAAGTGCGGGCTAAATTCTAAAAGATTTTAGCTCGCATTTTTTCAATAAAAAAGAAGCTAACGTAAAGTTAACTTCTACAAAATCATTATTTTGCTAATTTTTTGCTTAGACGAGATTTGTCACGGCTTGCTTTGTTTTTATGGATTAATCCTTTTGTTTCAGCCATATCAACAGCTTTAGCAGCTTCTTTATATAACGCATCTACGTTGTCAGCACCAGCAGCTACAGCATCTTCAAATTTCTTGATAGCTGTACGCATAGCATTTTTTTGAGATGAATTTTGAGCATTCTTATTAGCGTTAGTACGTACACGTTTAATTGCAGATTCAATATTTGGCATTTCTTTCACCTCCGATAAATTAAGGTCTTACACAGGAAAATCCATATGTAATTCAACACTAATCATTATACCTAATCCACACTTGCATTGCAATAAAAGATGACAAGTTTTTTTCCTTAACAGTAAAATTATTGATTTCATCATGTAAAAATCAATTTGTATTTAAGTTTGATAGAAAAATTCGATACTTTTCTCAAAAAATATGCTATCATAACAGGGGAAAAATGAAATGGTGGTGTCAATGTGAATATTGCTTTAATTGTAACAGTTACGCTTGTGATGGGTGTTATTTTTGTTAATGGCTGGACAGATGCGCCGAATGCAATTGCAACCGCTGTCTCGACGCGTGTCTTAAAACCAAATGTCGCAATTTGGATGGCAGTTGTCATGAACTTTTTTGGTGCATTAGTGATGACTTTCTTCAATGCTCAGGTAGCTGAAACGATCAGTAACATTGTTAGTTTTGATGCACAGGGAAATGCATCACAAGTAGCGTTAGCGGCAGCTTTATTTTCGATTGTGGTTTGGTCGGTAGCTGCTTGGTATTTTGGTATTCCAACAAGTGAGAGTCATGCGCTAATTGCTGGTCTTACAGGTTCTGCAATGGCTTTAGGTGGACTTGGAGCAGTGAACGGCGCCGAGTGGACAAAAGTTCTTGTGGGTCTAGTTGTGTCTACTGTTATGGGATTTGGCGGCGGATTTCTTGTTACAAAACTAATTGTAATCCTTTTCAAAAATGTAGTTAGGAGAACAGCGAATAAAGTTTTTACATATGGACAAGCATTTGGTGCTGCTGCAAATGCTTTTTTACACGGTGCTCAGGATGGTCAAAAATTTATGGGTGTATTTATGTTGGGACTTTATTATAATAATTTAGCAGAAAAATCAGGATCTGGCTTTATTATTCCTATCTGGGTAATGGTTCTCTGCTCGGTAACGATGGGTTTTGGAACTTCTGTTGGCGGTATGAGAATCATAAAATCAGTTGGTATGGATATGGTGAAGTTAGAACGATACCAAGGATTTGCAGCTGATTTAAGTACAGCTATTTGTTTATTTGCGGCCTCTATTTTTGGTATACCAGTTTCTACTACTCATACTAAAACGACTGCCATAATGGGGGTAGGCGCTTCAAAAAGAGTGTCTAGCGTCGATTGGCGCATTGTAAAAGAAATGTTGATTGCTTGGATCTTGACGTTTCCGGGCTGCGGGCTCATTGCCTTTGTGATGGCAAAAATATTTATAGCATTATTTTAAGGAGAGAATAAAATGGCTAGAAAAAAGCAATTTGATTACTTTGGTGAATTAGAGCATTTAGCAAAAAATGCTCATCAAGCTGCAGAGCTTTTAGAAATGATTGCAATTGATTATTCCCTTGAAAAACTTGAGAGTGAAGCGGAAAAAATCCATATTTTAGAACGTGAAGGGGATCAGATCGTTCAAAAAATATTGAACGAGTTATATATTTCATTTATCACACCTATTGATAGGGAGGATATCGTTGAGATTACGCAGCGATTAGATGATGTGCTGGATACGATTAATAGTATAGCTTATTTGCTAAGTAGTCTAGTTGTAAAAGAGTTGAACGATAATGCGCTGATTTTTATTACGTATGGAGTAGAAGCTACGGCGGGTGTTCTAACGGCAACTAAAGAATTTGCAAAATTTAAAAATTCAAAAACATTGCATGCGATGATCGATGAAGTGAGCGAAATCGAGGGGAAAGCTGATAAATTATACAGTGATGCTTTGAAAGATTTATTTACAAATGAGGAAAATCCAATTGAAGTTATACGCTGGAAAAATGTTTATGATCAGTTAGAAGAGCTATTAAATGCCAGTGAATCAGTTGTAGATGTAATTGGCGGATTAGTGATAAAAAATAGTTAATAAAACGAGCATTTAAAATGACGGGTTGAGGTAAATCAAAATTTATCTCAGCCTATTGTTATTCAAACTAAAACGGAGAAATCGAATGGACAATCAAAAAATTGAAAAAATCAAGAATTATGTACAAGCAATAATGGAAAAAGATCAAAGTGGTCATGGGATGGATCATATCAACAGAGTAGTACGATTAGCCACTACAATTGCTGAAACTGAAACCTGTGATCTTTATATTGTTACAGCAGCAGCTTATCTGCATGATACTGTTGATGATAAATTAGTTTCTGATTCAAATCAAGCGTACCAGCAATTAGAAACGTTTTTAAAGCAAATTGATAGTTCAACTGCTCAAATCCAGCATATCATCTATATAATCAAAAACATTTCTTTTAGCAAACAATTTACTGGAACGAAAGAAAAACTCACAATCGAAGGTCAAATTGTACAAGATGCAGACCGTTTAGATGCTATGGGAGCCATTGGAATTATTCGAACGATTTATTACGGTGGGCACAAAGGTAATCAAATCTACGATCCTACTATTAAACCTAGAACACTGCGCTCAAAAAGTGAGTATCGTGATGAAAGTACAATTATCAATCACTTCTACGAAAAGATTCTTTTGCTGAATGATCGTTTAAATACAGAATATGCTAAAAAAATAGGGAGTAAACGTCAAAAATTCTTAGAAGCTTTTCTAGAAGAATTTTTTGAAGAGTGGGGATAAATAAATAGCGTCTAAAACAAAAGAGAGAGTTGTTTTAGACACTATTTATTGATT
This sequence is a window from Enterococcus sp. 7F3_DIV0205. Protein-coding genes within it:
- a CDS encoding ester cyclase; protein product: MEESKKIVETFFKEVRSGKNLQLAHDFMHENVIAHQVQSENEYVITRSPNDYIEHVKEMQDLYGQFELEIQEILADGRKVYIRWKQTGRTPGNKIIIQIASAVYLVERGKIAEYWIQIDRKGIENQSEQPD
- the rpsT gene encoding 30S ribosomal protein S20 translates to MPNIESAIKRVRTNANKNAQNSSQKNAMRTAIKKFEDAVAAGADNVDALYKEAAKAVDMAETKGLIHKNKASRDKSRLSKKLAK
- a CDS encoding inorganic phosphate transporter, translating into MGVIFVNGWTDAPNAIATAVSTRVLKPNVAIWMAVVMNFFGALVMTFFNAQVAETISNIVSFDAQGNASQVALAAALFSIVVWSVAAWYFGIPTSESHALIAGLTGSAMALGGLGAVNGAEWTKVLVGLVVSTVMGFGGGFLVTKLIVILFKNVVRRTANKVFTYGQAFGAAANAFLHGAQDGQKFMGVFMLGLYYNNLAEKSGSGFIIPIWVMVLCSVTMGFGTSVGGMRIIKSVGMDMVKLERYQGFAADLSTAICLFAASIFGIPVSTTHTKTTAIMGVGASKRVSSVDWRIVKEMLIAWILTFPGCGLIAFVMAKIFIALF
- a CDS encoding DUF47 domain-containing protein, giving the protein MARKKQFDYFGELEHLAKNAHQAAELLEMIAIDYSLEKLESEAEKIHILEREGDQIVQKILNELYISFITPIDREDIVEITQRLDDVLDTINSIAYLLSSLVVKELNDNALIFITYGVEATAGVLTATKEFAKFKNSKTLHAMIDEVSEIEGKADKLYSDALKDLFTNEENPIEVIRWKNVYDQLEELLNASESVVDVIGGLVIKNS
- a CDS encoding HD domain-containing protein, with product MDNQKIEKIKNYVQAIMEKDQSGHGMDHINRVVRLATTIAETETCDLYIVTAAAYLHDTVDDKLVSDSNQAYQQLETFLKQIDSSTAQIQHIIYIIKNISFSKQFTGTKEKLTIEGQIVQDADRLDAMGAIGIIRTIYYGGHKGNQIYDPTIKPRTLRSKSEYRDESTIINHFYEKILLLNDRLNTEYAKKIGSKRQKFLEAFLEEFFEEWG